The DNA region ACCTTGCCGCCCTTGGCGAACGGGCACATGAGGTCGATGACCTTGATGCCGGTTTCGAGCAGTTCGCTGGCCGCGGCCTGCTCGTCATACGACGGGGCTTCGCGGTGGATGACCCACTGCTCTTTCTCGCCGATCGGGCCGGCTTCGTCGATGGGGTTACCCAGCACGTCCATGATGCGACCGAGCGTGGCGGTACCGACCGGCACCTTGATGCCTTCGCCGGTGTTACGGGCGAGCAGGTTGCGGCGCAGGCCGTCGGTGGAACCGAGCGCGATGGTGCGCACGATACCGTCACCGAGCTGCTGCTGCACTTCGAGGGTGATCTCGGTGCCGTCGATCTTCAGTGCGTCGTAAACCTGCGGCACCTGGTCGCGCGGGAATTCGACGTCGACGACCGCGCCGATGATCTGAACAACTTTGCCCTGGCTCATGGAATGCTCCGGATGAATCTTCGTAAGGTTCTGTTCGGGCGCCGCTCACTGCGTCGCCATCGCGTGTAGCTTTCGGTCAGACCGCGGCGGCGCCGCCGACGATCTCCGAGATTTCCTGGGTGATCGCGGCCTGACGTGCCTTGTTGTAGACCAGTGTCAGTTCGCCGATGACCTTGTTCGCGTTGTCCGACGCGGCCTTCATGGCGACCATGCGCGCGGCGTGTTCGCTGGCGAGGTTCTCCAGCGCGGCCTGATACACCACCGACTCGATGTAACGCGTCATCAGGTGCTCGAGGACCGTGCGCGCATCGGGTTCGTAGATGTAATCCCAGTCGTGGGTCTGCTCGACCTTCACGCCCGTGGATGCCTCGCCTTCGGCGTCCTCGAGTTCCTTCGCCACCAGCGTGAGCGGCAGCAGGGCCTCGATGGTCGGCTTCTGCACGATCGTGTTAACGAAGTCGTTGTAGACCAGGAAAACGCGATCGAGCTTGTTGTCGCCGTAGGCGTCGAGCACGACCTTGATCACGCCGATCAGGTCTTCCAGCTTCGGTTTTTCGCCGAGGTGCGTGGCCGAACCGATCAGGTTGACGCCCTTGATGCGACGGAAGAACTGCACGGCCTTCTGGCCGACGGCGACGACGTCGATCTCGGCACCCTTCTCCTGCCACTCGCGGATGCTGGTCAGCGTGCGACGGAACAGGTTCGAGTTGAGACCGCCCGCGAGGCCGCGATCGGTCGACACCACGATGAAGCCCACGCGCGCGACGTTCTGACGCTCGGTGAGGTACGGATGGGTGAAGTCCGTGCTGGCCTGGGCGACGTGCGCGATGACCTTGCGCATCAGACGCGCGTAAGGACGCGACGCCTTCATCAGGTCCTGCGCCTTGCGGATCTTCGACGCCGAGACCATTTCGAGCGCACGCGTCACCTTGCGCATGTTCTGCGTGCTCTTGATCTTGGTTTTGATTTCGCGGCCGCTAGCCATGGCTTACTCGTCTGTAAAGGGTGACGCCGGATCACGGGGCGGACGTTGCCGCCGCCCCGCGGGTCTCGCTATTACCAGCTACCGGTCTTCTTGAACTCGTCGGCGGCCGACTTGAAGGTCGCCTCGATGTCCTTGTCCCAGTCGCCGGTCTCGTCGATCTTCTTCATCAGGTCGCCGTGATTCTGGCGGAAGAAGGCGTGCAGGCCCTTCTCGAACGGCAGCACCTTGTTGACCGGCAGGTCGTCGAGGTAGCCCTTCTCGGCCGCGTAGACCGAGACGCCGAGTTCGGCGATCGACAGCGGCGAGTACTGCGCCTGCTTCATCAGTTCCGTGACGCGCTGGCCACGATCGAGCTGAGCGCGGGTCGCGGCGTCCAGGTCCGAGGCGAACTGCGCGAACGCAGCCAGCTCGCGGTACTGGGCGAGAGCGAGCTTCACGCCGCCGGACAGCTTCTTGATGATCTTGGTCTGGGCGGCACCACCGACGCGCGACACCGAGATACCGGCGTTGACGGGCGGACGGATACCGGCGTTGAACAGATCGGTCTCGAGGAAGATCTGGCCGTCGGTGATCGAGATGACGTTGGTCGGAACGAACGCGGAAA from Luteibacter mycovicinus includes:
- the atpG gene encoding F0F1 ATP synthase subunit gamma; translated protein: MASGREIKTKIKSTQNMRKVTRALEMVSASKIRKAQDLMKASRPYARLMRKVIAHVAQASTDFTHPYLTERQNVARVGFIVVSTDRGLAGGLNSNLFRRTLTSIREWQEKGAEIDVVAVGQKAVQFFRRIKGVNLIGSATHLGEKPKLEDLIGVIKVVLDAYGDNKLDRVFLVYNDFVNTIVQKPTIEALLPLTLVAKELEDAEGEASTGVKVEQTHDWDYIYEPDARTVLEHLMTRYIESVVYQAALENLASEHAARMVAMKAASDNANKVIGELTLVYNKARQAAITQEISEIVGGAAAV